From a single Fulvivirga ulvae genomic region:
- a CDS encoding ArsR/SmtB family transcription factor: protein MRRDVFQAIADPTRRAILSLIALQAMTPNAIAENFDSSRQAVSKHIKVLVECELLEQQQQGREIFYHFNAQKMKEVDQWLDQFRGIWESRFNNLDEVLKKLKSERK, encoded by the coding sequence ATGAGAAGGGACGTTTTTCAGGCAATAGCCGACCCGACACGCCGGGCCATTTTGAGCTTAATAGCTTTACAGGCTATGACGCCCAATGCCATAGCTGAAAACTTTGACAGTAGCAGACAGGCAGTATCGAAGCATATCAAGGTGCTGGTTGAGTGTGAACTTTTAGAGCAGCAACAGCAGGGAAGGGAGATCTTTTATCACTTCAATGCGCAGAAAATGAAAGAGGTAGATCAGTGGCTTGATCAGTTTCGGGGCATTTGGGAAAGCCGCTTTAACAATTTGGATGAAGTATTAAAAAAATTAAAATCTGAGAGAAAATGA
- a CDS encoding YybH family protein, with product MHKTSISMLVLVYGIVFGSQAQQPHQSATSVKYKHMEANFNQEQKKVFSTIEKMVTAFQNQDIESVLSTYEPDAIVMFEPQTPVSGRDMLRKAFTEFAAIKPRYTFNGHEIYIAGNIATHLAPWTMVGYLPDGNKIEQSGLSIAVLRKQTDGTWLMIQDNPHGQFLINY from the coding sequence ATGCATAAGACGAGTATTTCAATGCTTGTATTGGTTTACGGAATTGTTTTTGGAAGCCAGGCACAGCAACCACATCAGTCAGCAACATCAGTAAAGTACAAACACATGGAAGCAAACTTTAATCAGGAGCAAAAAAAGGTATTTAGTACAATTGAGAAAATGGTAACAGCCTTTCAGAATCAGGACATTGAAAGTGTGCTGTCTACTTACGAACCTGACGCCATAGTCATGTTTGAGCCACAAACTCCGGTTTCGGGCAGGGATATGCTGCGAAAGGCTTTTACGGAGTTTGCGGCAATAAAACCCCGGTACACTTTCAATGGGCATGAAATTTACATTGCAGGAAATATTGCCACACACCTCGCTCCTTGGACTATGGTGGGTTATTTGCCCGATGGAAATAAAATAGAGCAGAGCGGGTTATCTATAGCTGTACTGAGAAAGCAGACTGACGGAACCTGGTTAATGATACAAGACAATCCTCACGGCCAGTTTTTGATAAATTATTAA
- a CDS encoding nuclear transport factor 2 family protein produces MKIPKIIETLINAQNSGDSQIYANCFSDVAIVSDEGNTYSGRIEIQQWIDKAHKKYNMLTEPVKLEETAVSSVLSVKVTGTFPGSPAILKYHMKIKNELIDSLKITG; encoded by the coding sequence ATGAAAATACCAAAAATTATAGAAACACTGATTAATGCGCAGAATAGCGGTGATAGTCAAATTTATGCTAATTGTTTTTCTGATGTAGCAATTGTTTCAGACGAAGGCAATACTTACAGCGGAAGGATTGAAATCCAACAATGGATAGATAAAGCTCATAAAAAATATAACATGTTGACGGAGCCGGTTAAATTGGAAGAAACTGCAGTCTCAAGTGTCCTGTCTGTAAAAGTAACGGGCACATTTCCCGGGAGTCCGGCTATTTTAAAATACCATATGAAAATTAAGAATGAACTTATTGATTCTTTAAAAATAACAGGTTAA
- a CDS encoding B12-binding domain-containing radical SAM protein produces MNTPVLLITPPFTQINTPYPATAYIKGFLKTQGVASYQSDLGIEVVLKVFSKEGLKTVFASIPENADFSDNVCRMVSLQNEYISTIDAVMRFLQHKNPTLAYNICEGDFLPEASRFQQLDDMEWAFGTLGIQDKARHLATLYLEDLADLIKEAVDPHFGFSRYAERLGRSATTFDTLEEVLTAPPSFIDNVSTDLLKQKIEELQPGVVCLSIPFPGNLYGGFRCGKFIKDNYPHIKVIMGGGFPNTELRSLADIRVFKYVDYITLDDGERPLLNLLEHFAGKRDTSTLKRTFLVLDGTVHYLNGGREGDFPFNKTGTPDYSDLLLDRYLSVIEIVNPMHRLWSDGRWNKLTMAHGCYWKKCSFCDISLDYINNYVPVNAALLCDRMEELIEATGETGFHFVDEAAPPALMKEMALEILKRNLKLTWWANIRFEKSFTADLCRLLKASGCIAVSGGLEVASDRLLMLMKKGVTVAQVAQVTDNFTAAGIMVHAYLMYGFPTQTAQETVDSLEMVRQLFFNGVVQSGFWHLFAMTAHSPVGLDPAAYGVVRVGPEPGPFANNDLIHEDPSGCDHEQFGPGLTKALYNYMHGVGFEMPLQDWFDFRIPRTTIPYNFIERAIDSQHAKSSKENARLVWLGNLPTLEIYKKKKKGSTFKMAKLHFQNKSRSITVHTSIQAAKWLEKALPAWVPSSSQSLRLAEVKALYQEESGADFDKIMQSQAWKELRKEGLLLV; encoded by the coding sequence GTGAATACACCTGTTTTATTAATCACTCCTCCCTTCACACAAATTAACACGCCTTATCCGGCGACTGCGTATATTAAGGGTTTTCTAAAAACACAGGGAGTTGCCTCATATCAGTCAGACCTGGGGATTGAGGTTGTACTGAAAGTCTTTTCAAAAGAAGGTTTAAAAACAGTATTTGCCAGTATCCCTGAAAATGCAGATTTTTCTGATAATGTGTGTAGGATGGTCAGCCTGCAAAATGAATACATCAGTACCATAGACGCGGTAATGAGGTTTTTACAACATAAAAATCCTACACTAGCCTACAATATCTGCGAGGGCGACTTTTTGCCCGAAGCCAGCAGGTTTCAGCAGTTAGACGATATGGAATGGGCATTTGGTACGTTGGGCATTCAGGACAAGGCCAGGCACCTGGCTACGCTCTACCTTGAAGACCTCGCCGATCTTATAAAAGAAGCTGTAGACCCCCACTTTGGTTTTAGCCGCTATGCAGAACGCCTGGGAAGGTCTGCAACTACTTTTGATACTTTAGAAGAAGTTTTGACCGCCCCTCCAAGCTTTATCGACAATGTATCTACAGACTTGTTAAAACAGAAAATTGAGGAGCTTCAGCCAGGAGTGGTATGTTTATCAATCCCCTTTCCAGGCAATCTTTACGGAGGGTTTCGCTGCGGTAAGTTCATCAAGGATAACTATCCTCACATAAAAGTAATTATGGGTGGTGGTTTCCCCAATACAGAACTACGCTCACTGGCAGATATCCGGGTATTCAAATATGTTGATTACATCACCCTGGATGACGGCGAAAGGCCATTACTCAACCTGCTCGAACATTTTGCCGGTAAAAGGGACACATCCACCCTTAAAAGAACTTTTTTAGTTCTTGATGGGACCGTTCACTACCTCAATGGTGGCAGGGAAGGTGACTTTCCTTTTAACAAGACGGGCACTCCTGACTATTCTGACCTTCTGCTGGACCGGTACCTTTCTGTAATAGAAATCGTCAATCCGATGCACCGACTATGGAGCGACGGACGATGGAACAAGCTTACCATGGCGCATGGATGCTATTGGAAAAAGTGCTCATTTTGTGATATATCGCTGGATTACATAAATAACTATGTGCCGGTTAATGCAGCGCTGCTATGCGATAGAATGGAGGAACTTATTGAGGCCACGGGTGAGACCGGTTTTCATTTTGTAGATGAGGCTGCACCTCCTGCTCTTATGAAAGAAATGGCACTGGAAATACTAAAAAGGAACCTGAAACTAACATGGTGGGCAAATATCAGGTTCGAAAAAAGTTTTACGGCTGATCTCTGCCGGCTATTGAAAGCTTCGGGCTGCATAGCGGTGTCGGGCGGGCTTGAGGTGGCTTCTGACCGACTGCTCATGCTGATGAAGAAAGGTGTTACGGTAGCGCAGGTGGCACAGGTCACTGACAATTTTACTGCCGCCGGGATTATGGTGCATGCTTACCTGATGTATGGCTTTCCCACTCAAACGGCACAGGAGACTGTAGACTCTCTGGAGATGGTCAGGCAGCTCTTTTTCAACGGGGTAGTACAGTCAGGGTTCTGGCATTTGTTCGCTATGACAGCCCACAGCCCTGTGGGACTAGACCCTGCAGCCTATGGTGTAGTGAGGGTTGGCCCTGAGCCAGGCCCATTTGCCAACAATGACCTTATACATGAAGATCCTTCAGGCTGCGATCATGAGCAGTTTGGCCCAGGCCTTACAAAAGCACTGTACAATTACATGCACGGTGTAGGATTTGAAATGCCTTTGCAGGACTGGTTCGACTTCCGCATTCCCAGAACTACTATACCCTATAATTTTATAGAACGAGCAATCGATAGTCAGCATGCGAAATCATCAAAAGAAAATGCACGGCTGGTATGGTTAGGTAACCTGCCTACCCTGGAAATCTACAAGAAAAAGAAAAAGGGAAGTACGTTTAAAATGGCTAAGCTTCATTTTCAAAATAAAAGCCGGTCTATTACCGTTCACACTTCGATACAGGCAGCAAAATGGCTGGAGAAAGCCTTACCGGCTTGGGTTCCATCCTCTTCCCAAAGCCTTAGACTCGCTGAGGTTAAGGCTTTATACCAGGAGGAATCAGGAGCTGATTTTGATAAAATAATGCAAAGCCAGGCCTGGAAGGAATTGAGGAAAGAAGGGCTTTTGCTGGTATAG
- a CDS encoding YtxH domain-containing protein: MNTGKAILGVMAGIAAGAIIGVLLAPEKGSDTRKVLLGKGEDFAKDINKKIDKKFDELMHAITAKFRSAQNDLIKPKKNKAEVS; encoded by the coding sequence ATGAATACAGGAAAAGCAATATTAGGAGTAATGGCAGGGATTGCCGCGGGTGCCATAATTGGGGTATTACTTGCCCCGGAAAAAGGCTCAGATACCAGAAAAGTCCTTTTGGGCAAAGGTGAAGACTTTGCAAAGGATATTAATAAAAAGATCGACAAGAAATTTGATGAGCTTATGCACGCCATTACGGCCAAGTTCAGGTCTGCTCAAAACGACCTGATAAAGCCTAAAAAGAATAAGGCGGAAGTGTCGTAA
- a CDS encoding DinB family protein, with protein MKTISTGRRNFIKTTTAAVTTGILGLSGFGQTLQAGTHSSANELYVIGPMDGYTPQVGTLVSMLNYNRQTIINSIKGLSVEQLDYLHDEKANTIGALVMHLGAVEKYYQINTFEGRQEFSKEEEQEWGTAMNLGDEGREQIKGHKAEYYIDVIRQVREKTLEELKKKDDDWLLAVDPVWSEERPLNTYWKWFHVCEHESNHRGQIAWLLSRIP; from the coding sequence ATGAAAACTATATCTACAGGTAGAAGAAATTTTATCAAAACCACCACTGCTGCAGTTACTACGGGAATACTTGGCCTGAGTGGCTTCGGACAAACACTGCAGGCCGGCACGCATTCGTCTGCCAATGAACTTTATGTAATTGGCCCTATGGATGGCTACACACCTCAGGTAGGGACTTTGGTATCCATGCTGAACTATAACCGCCAGACCATCATCAATAGCATCAAAGGTCTGAGTGTGGAGCAACTTGATTACCTGCACGATGAAAAGGCAAACACCATAGGAGCTTTGGTGATGCATTTGGGTGCTGTAGAAAAATATTATCAGATCAATACCTTCGAAGGGAGACAGGAGTTCAGCAAAGAGGAAGAGCAGGAGTGGGGCACTGCCATGAACCTTGGCGATGAAGGCCGGGAGCAGATTAAAGGGCATAAAGCTGAATACTACATCGATGTGATTCGCCAGGTACGGGAAAAGACGCTTGAAGAGCTTAAAAAGAAGGATGACGACTGGCTGCTTGCTGTTGATCCGGTATGGTCTGAAGAGCGGCCGCTAAATACATACTGGAAGTGGTTCCATGTATGTGAACATGAGTCCAACCATCGTGGCCAGATTGCCTGGTTGCTGAGCAGGATACCTTAA
- a CDS encoding MarR family winged helix-turn-helix transcriptional regulator → MNNTHDHWFEKFRQISRDYSDASVIMHEVIAGRAGLTGADHKYLGLIIKKGEATAGDIAHITGLTTGAVTGLIDRLEKKGLVHRAPDKQDRRKVVIIPQLEKTMSLLGPVFSDLQEKTKDLISTFSHQEREVIERYFIAATQIMHSVTNNLRKKEK, encoded by the coding sequence ATGAATAACACACATGACCATTGGTTTGAAAAGTTCAGGCAAATCAGCAGGGATTATTCTGATGCTTCTGTAATCATGCATGAGGTGATAGCGGGCAGGGCCGGCCTTACCGGAGCTGATCATAAATACCTGGGCCTGATCATTAAAAAAGGAGAAGCTACAGCGGGCGATATTGCTCACATCACAGGGTTAACAACCGGAGCGGTTACCGGCCTGATAGACCGGCTTGAAAAGAAAGGTTTGGTACACAGGGCGCCCGACAAACAAGACAGGCGTAAGGTGGTGATCATTCCTCAGCTAGAAAAAACGATGAGTTTATTAGGGCCTGTATTTTCTGATCTTCAGGAAAAGACAAAAGATTTGATTTCCACCTTTTCCCACCAGGAAAGAGAGGTAATTGAAAGGTATTTCATAGCCGCCACACAGATCATGCATAGCGTAACCAACAATTTAAGAAAAAAAGAAAAATGA
- a CDS encoding RNA polymerase sigma factor, translating into MDERELIKSCLEGSKQSLTTLVKSVQGLVFNLSLRFLWERADAEDATQEILIKVITNLRKFKGNSKFDTWVYRIATNYLINLKTTSLEKKLTSFDIFATDLQTFKGPVEYELPDKSLLEQELKTGCTLAMLQCLDRDLRMAFILGSVLKIKSSIAAKITGVTAENFRKRVELSRKLLGTFLNAHCGVYNTANTCRCSKRINSALKCGQIKREELNFADKVESYNLEMEELDGLAGIYTPDNFNSTKDLLRHLNTILKSKNILK; encoded by the coding sequence ATGGATGAAAGGGAACTTATAAAATCTTGCCTGGAAGGGAGCAAGCAAAGTCTTACCACGCTGGTGAAGTCGGTGCAGGGGCTTGTTTTTAATTTATCCCTCCGCTTTTTATGGGAGCGAGCTGATGCGGAAGATGCTACGCAGGAAATACTGATCAAGGTGATTACTAACCTCAGAAAGTTTAAAGGTAATAGCAAATTTGATACATGGGTTTACCGTATTGCGACTAATTACCTGATAAATCTGAAAACTACGTCCCTGGAAAAGAAACTTACCTCATTTGATATATTCGCTACAGATCTTCAGACTTTTAAAGGCCCGGTTGAGTATGAGCTTCCCGACAAAAGCTTGCTGGAGCAGGAGCTAAAGACCGGCTGCACCCTGGCCATGCTGCAATGCCTGGACCGGGATTTGCGCATGGCCTTTATTCTTGGCAGTGTTTTGAAAATTAAAAGCAGTATAGCGGCAAAAATAACAGGAGTGACAGCCGAAAATTTCAGAAAAAGGGTGGAGCTGTCCAGAAAGTTATTGGGGACATTCCTAAATGCGCATTGTGGGGTTTACAATACAGCCAACACATGCAGGTGCAGCAAGCGTATTAATTCAGCTTTAAAATGTGGACAGATCAAGCGTGAAGAGCTGAATTTTGCAGATAAAGTAGAATCTTACAACCTGGAGATGGAAGAGTTGGATGGGCTGGCGGGGATCTACACGCCGGATAACTTTAATAGCACCAAAGACTTGCTCCGGCATCTTAATACAATATTAAAAAGTAAAAATATCCTTAAGTAA
- a CDS encoding transposase codes for MNTITENYLSRAEIWLLGTLLLYFLMNGAQIFETVVLVPKWIANPPDSFGLLADKNGMSLKVFWIIFHSLHEVVFIVAIIFSWRLGVVRNWLLALFVVHVIVRVWTLSYFAPNIIEFQRIAETSASATDLVKRANMWRTLNYLRVGAFIAVSVAMVPLYFKLLALRTG; via the coding sequence ATGAACACAATTACTGAAAACTATCTTTCAAGAGCCGAAATCTGGTTATTGGGAACATTACTCTTATACTTTTTAATGAACGGAGCGCAGATTTTTGAAACCGTGGTGCTGGTTCCCAAGTGGATAGCCAATCCTCCCGATAGCTTCGGCCTGCTGGCAGATAAAAATGGTATGAGCCTCAAGGTGTTTTGGATCATTTTTCATTCACTTCATGAGGTTGTCTTTATTGTAGCTATTATTTTTAGCTGGAGATTAGGGGTTGTCAGGAATTGGCTGTTGGCGCTTTTTGTAGTTCACGTCATAGTAAGAGTCTGGACTCTGTCATACTTTGCTCCAAACATAATAGAATTTCAAAGGATAGCCGAAACATCTGCTTCAGCAACTGATCTGGTGAAGAGAGCTAATATGTGGAGGACTTTAAACTATTTACGCGTCGGGGCTTTTATTGCAGTATCAGTGGCTATGGTGCCCCTGTATTTTAAGCTCCTTGCGTTGAGAACTGGCTGA
- a CDS encoding SRPBCC domain-containing protein: MKSTLLMDFVVDKKNNKINVEREFEAPRDMVWSAWTESELLDQWWAPKPWKAETKSMDFKEGGHWLYAMVGPEGERHWARADYQTIRPESFFSAKDAFCDENGVIDQQHPSMLWENNFMDNGEVTTVKVEISFEKLEDLEAIISMGFKEGFIAGLDNLDHYLSTQFRLRKENKTSNKPRVTTYLNFPGNTEEAFMFYKEVFNGKFTGNGLRRFGDLEMPSDMPPMSDENKKLIIHAELTIMGGHVLMATDSPESMGFKMEHGNNMHINIEPGSREETERLFEKLSEGGEVSMPLADMFWGAYFASFKDKYGINWMLHHQTANKE; the protein is encoded by the coding sequence ATGAAGAGTACACTTTTAATGGACTTTGTTGTCGACAAAAAGAATAACAAAATCAATGTAGAACGGGAGTTTGAAGCTCCCCGGGACATGGTATGGTCTGCATGGACAGAAAGTGAGCTGTTGGATCAGTGGTGGGCACCTAAGCCATGGAAAGCTGAAACCAAATCAATGGATTTTAAAGAAGGTGGCCACTGGCTCTATGCTATGGTGGGGCCGGAAGGTGAAAGGCATTGGGCGCGGGCAGATTATCAAACTATCAGGCCTGAAAGTTTTTTCTCAGCAAAGGATGCCTTTTGCGACGAAAACGGGGTAATTGATCAGCAACATCCGAGCATGCTGTGGGAGAACAACTTTATGGATAATGGTGAAGTTACAACTGTTAAAGTTGAGATATCTTTTGAAAAGCTTGAAGACCTCGAAGCGATCATTTCCATGGGCTTTAAAGAAGGGTTTATCGCAGGCCTTGATAACCTTGACCACTACTTAAGCACACAGTTCAGACTGCGTAAAGAAAATAAAACCAGCAATAAACCCCGTGTGACTACTTATCTGAACTTTCCCGGCAACACTGAGGAAGCATTCATGTTTTATAAAGAGGTATTTAACGGCAAGTTTACCGGTAACGGACTACGTAGGTTTGGCGATTTAGAAATGCCTTCTGACATGCCACCTATGAGCGATGAGAACAAAAAGCTGATTATTCATGCAGAGTTGACCATTATGGGTGGGCATGTATTGATGGCAACTGATTCGCCCGAGAGCATGGGCTTTAAAATGGAGCATGGCAACAACATGCATATCAATATTGAACCAGGATCAAGGGAAGAGACAGAACGGCTTTTTGAAAAGCTGTCTGAGGGAGGCGAAGTGTCCATGCCGTTAGCAGATATGTTCTGGGGAGCTTATTTTGCATCCTTCAAAGATAAATATGGTATCAACTGGATGTTACATCATCAGACTGCAAACAAGGAATAA
- a CDS encoding COG2426 family protein: protein MFTDILFTILFSISPLGEARVGIPYGILNGVPPILAFLSGLAANLLVFPIMHTIVKAFDQKMWKYSLYKKQSIRLSRRAKNIVGNSIEKYGFWGLMIFVMIPLPVTGAYMGSIAAILFKIPAKRAFTAISLGVIISCLIVTLGAYFGNKGIQLI, encoded by the coding sequence ATGTTCACAGACATTCTTTTTACAATTTTATTCAGCATTTCACCATTAGGTGAGGCACGTGTAGGTATTCCTTACGGCATTTTAAATGGCGTACCTCCAATATTGGCATTTTTGTCAGGGCTTGCTGCCAACCTTCTGGTGTTTCCAATCATGCACACCATTGTAAAAGCTTTTGACCAAAAAATGTGGAAGTATTCTTTATATAAAAAGCAAAGTATACGCCTCTCCCGCCGGGCTAAGAATATTGTGGGCAACAGCATAGAAAAATACGGCTTTTGGGGGTTGATGATTTTTGTGATGATCCCCTTGCCGGTTACCGGTGCTTATATGGGGTCTATTGCAGCTATTCTGTTCAAAATACCGGCAAAAAGAGCTTTCACGGCTATCAGCCTCGGTGTAATTATCTCTTGCCTTATCGTGACTTTGGGAGCTTACTTCGGCAATAAGGGTATTCAGCTGATATAA
- a CDS encoding SDR family oxidoreductase: protein MENEFNFNHELAGKIALVTGGSKGAGRAIAERLYTAGATVIITARNKPEDTPFHFIPADLSMAKGTAKVVEEVISKYGRLDILVNSLGGSETPGGGFAALHDQDWEETIQTNLLAPVRLDRGFLPQMIERKSGVIIHIASIQGKLPLYDSTLPYAAAKAGLINYSKNLSNEVASKGIRVLTVSPGWIMTKSAERMMERIANSSKTTVQEATQNVMNALGGIPFGRPAKPEEVAELVGFLVSPRAGYLTGTEFVIDGGTIPTI from the coding sequence ATGGAAAACGAATTCAATTTTAACCATGAGTTAGCTGGTAAAATAGCGCTTGTAACCGGAGGCTCAAAGGGTGCAGGCAGGGCTATAGCAGAACGCTTATATACAGCAGGTGCTACTGTGATAATTACTGCACGAAATAAGCCTGAAGATACTCCCTTTCATTTTATTCCTGCTGACCTGAGTATGGCCAAAGGTACGGCCAAAGTCGTAGAAGAAGTGATTTCTAAATATGGCAGACTGGATATTCTGGTTAACAGCTTAGGAGGCTCAGAGACGCCGGGTGGTGGATTTGCCGCACTCCATGACCAGGATTGGGAAGAAACTATTCAAACCAACTTACTCGCACCGGTTAGGCTGGACAGAGGTTTTTTACCACAGATGATTGAGCGCAAAAGTGGGGTAATTATCCATATTGCTTCCATTCAGGGCAAGTTACCTCTATATGACTCTACCCTACCCTATGCAGCCGCAAAAGCAGGCCTGATCAACTACAGTAAAAATCTTTCTAACGAAGTTGCTTCAAAAGGTATCCGGGTTTTAACCGTCTCTCCGGGGTGGATTATGACCAAATCTGCGGAAAGAATGATGGAAAGAATTGCTAATAGCTCAAAAACTACCGTGCAGGAAGCAACACAAAATGTAATGAATGCTCTGGGAGGGATACCGTTTGGCAGACCTGCCAAACCGGAGGAAGTGGCAGAATTGGTTGGTTTCCTGGTATCACCACGAGCAGGATATTTAACAGGAACTGAATTTGTCATTGATGGCGGCACCATTCCAACTATTTAA
- the pncA gene encoding bifunctional nicotinamidase/pyrazinamidase codes for MDALMIVDIQNDFTPGGSLAVPQGNEIIPVVNELQKSFELVIATQDWHPREHKSFASNHPGKKTFETTTLQGLEQILWPDHCVQGSKGAEFHAGLNLKKVEAIFRKGMDTEIDSYSGFYDNGHMKSTGLAGYLRERKVKNVYICGLAADFCVFYTAKDALKEGFGTYVIEDATRAIDPEGFSKAKEEIKALGGKVIMSSDV; via the coding sequence ATGGATGCATTAATGATTGTAGATATTCAAAATGATTTTACACCCGGAGGTAGCCTGGCAGTACCACAAGGAAATGAGATCATTCCGGTGGTTAACGAGCTTCAAAAATCATTTGAGCTTGTGATAGCCACACAAGACTGGCACCCTCGGGAACACAAAAGCTTTGCCAGCAATCATCCCGGGAAAAAGACCTTCGAAACCACAACTCTTCAAGGGCTGGAGCAGATCCTGTGGCCCGACCACTGCGTACAGGGCAGTAAAGGCGCCGAATTTCATGCCGGCCTGAACCTGAAAAAAGTAGAAGCCATATTCAGGAAAGGCATGGACACTGAAATAGACAGCTACAGCGGCTTTTATGACAATGGCCATATGAAATCCACAGGTTTGGCAGGCTACCTGAGAGAAAGAAAGGTCAAAAATGTATACATCTGCGGCTTGGCCGCCGACTTTTGTGTTTTTTACACAGCTAAAGATGCCCTCAAAGAAGGCTTTGGTACTTATGTAATAGAGGATGCCACCAGAGCCATTGACCCTGAAGGGTTTTCAAAAGCAAAGGAAGAGATCAAAGCCCTGGGTGGAAAGGTTATTATGAGCAGTGATGTCTGA
- a CDS encoding winged helix-turn-helix transcriptional regulator — MKKRKIPLNINCGLDLTGEVLFGKWKMRLLYFINEGYQRPSELQRKIPEASKRVLTAQLKELVEHELVDKLIYPQVPPKVEYSLTDFGKTLIPIIKAFGEWGDEHEDRLRAVILKTS; from the coding sequence ATGAAAAAGAGGAAAATCCCGTTAAACATTAATTGTGGGTTAGATCTTACCGGTGAGGTGCTGTTTGGCAAATGGAAAATGCGCCTGCTTTATTTTATTAACGAAGGGTATCAAAGACCAAGTGAATTACAAAGAAAGATACCGGAGGCAAGTAAACGCGTGTTAACCGCACAATTAAAAGAATTGGTGGAACATGAACTTGTTGATAAACTTATATATCCTCAGGTGCCACCAAAGGTGGAATATAGTCTTACAGACTTTGGCAAAACATTGATTCCCATTATTAAAGCATTTGGTGAGTGGGGAGATGAACATGAGGACAGACTTCGGGCTGTAATCTTAAAAACATCTTAA